GCGTACCCCTGTCCTTCGCGGAGGCTGTCGATCTCGATGACGAGACGCTACGGCCCTATGTCCTGGATTTCCACTACTCTCTCACCGACCTCGGGAGGATCGACGATGCCAAGCTGTCACGGCAGAAGGAACTCCGGATCGGGCTTCTTCTGCTGAAGCATGGCGGCCGGGGCGGCGACCTGCGCCAGATCCTGGTCGAGGTCGGACGCGCCGCAGCGGCCCTGAGCACCGATGACTTGGTGACCCTGGTACGCTACATTATTTCCGAGCCCAATGAGGTCGAGGCTGCGATGCTTCGGGACCTGCTGAGGGAGATCGTACCCGGTCAGGAGGCGAGGATCATGTCGATCGCGGCGGAACAGTGGAAAGCCGAGGGTATGGCCGAGGGCATTGCTCGGGGTAGGGCTGAAGGCAAAGCGGAAGGCAAAGCGGAAGGCAAAGCCGAAATCTTGATGCGCCAGCTGCGACGGCGCTTCGGCGAGATACCCCAATCGACCTTTGACAGGGTCCATGCCGCCTCCGACGACGAACTGACGGCATGGGCGGAGAACATCCTCGATGCGTCGAGCCTGGATGCGGTCTTCCATCCGTCCAGGGCGAACTGACGGCGTCGTCGCCGAGGGGCGGCCGTCAGGCGAACCGGTAGATCGTGGTCGAACGAA
This Skermanella mucosa DNA region includes the following protein-coding sequences:
- a CDS encoding Rpn family recombination-promoting nuclease/putative transposase — protein: MHSRLIRRHDHFFKRLLEQPGAAGALLRERLPPEIAKLLGPDEPVLVQGSFVDRELREYRTDRLYRVRLRDGREAYLYVLIEHKAAPDPRIGLQLLGYMTQFWLSWDKREGRATDGKLQALPLLFPLVVYHGAAEWGVPLSFAEAVDLDDETLRPYVLDFHYSLTDLGRIDDAKLSRQKELRIGLLLLKHGGRGGDLRQILVEVGRAAAALSTDDLVTLVRYIISEPNEVEAAMLRDLLREIVPGQEARIMSIAAEQWKAEGMAEGIARGRAEGKAEGKAEGKAEILMRQLRRRFGEIPQSTFDRVHAASDDELTAWAENILDASSLDAVFHPSRAN